A section of the Rossellomorea marisflavi genome encodes:
- the spoIIE gene encoding stage II sporulation protein E, with protein MGKADQTIIEPVQNVDIEQTRVEMSKGIKSIYSKLEWLFIEKGLALFVIGFLLGRALILSHLTPFALPFFAAVYLVRREKSPIALMGLLAGAVTLSFSSISYTFATAIIFLLAFRLTQKFHQNDMKIVSFYVLFSVAFVKLGFDYVQQGQVLTLYNGVMALIEAFLAFLLTYIFIQSVPFVTVQRRRRSLKTEEVVSLIILLASIMTGTIGWAFQGLSVEHILSRYLVLLFSFVAGATVGSTVGVVTGLVFSLASVASFQQMSLLAFAGLLGGLMKEGKKFGAAIGLLIATLLMGMYGDNSMVLTTTLYESGVAIVLLFLTPQSLVKRIAKHIPGTAEYHQEQQGYMRKVRDVTASRVTQFSSVFQALSNSFQQVEEKMKMEEVEDKEFDYFLSNVTEKTCQTCFKKDQCWARNFDKTYNMMKEVMTEYDQGRVPLSSRLSREVEKHCTREKKLKETIYQELTFYQANLKLKKQVQESRKLVADQLLGVSEVMGNFAKEIQRERENHYLQEEQILASIGEFGIEIDHIEIYNLEQGNVDIDMVIPYSGGHGEGEKLIAPMLSDILGENIVVQKEDCSQFPNGQCHVTFQSAKKFVVDTGVSHAAKGGGLVSGDSYSMIELGRGKYAVAISDGMGNGERAHYESNETLRLLKKILESGIEEQVAIKSINSILSLRTNDEIFSTLDLAMIDLQNASSRFLKIGSTPSFIKRNDQIMKIEASNLPMGMLQQDFDVDVVSEQLKAGDLLIMMSDGAFEGPKHVENYDVWMKRKIKELQTDDPQEVADLLMEEVIRSSSGMIDDDMTIVVSTIKHNIPKWSSIPIQKSRQKKQIS; from the coding sequence ATGGGGAAAGCTGATCAAACAATCATCGAACCTGTTCAGAACGTAGACATCGAACAAACGAGGGTCGAGATGTCCAAAGGGATCAAATCGATTTATTCGAAGCTGGAGTGGCTCTTCATTGAAAAGGGACTGGCTCTGTTTGTGATCGGCTTTTTACTTGGGAGAGCCTTGATCCTCTCTCATCTTACACCATTTGCCCTGCCGTTCTTTGCAGCTGTCTATCTTGTCCGAAGGGAAAAATCGCCCATCGCGCTCATGGGGCTGCTGGCCGGAGCTGTCACCTTATCCTTCTCCAGTATCAGTTATACGTTCGCAACGGCGATAATATTCCTCCTTGCGTTCCGGCTGACGCAAAAATTCCACCAGAATGATATGAAGATCGTATCCTTTTACGTTCTCTTTTCCGTCGCTTTCGTCAAGCTCGGCTTTGATTACGTCCAGCAGGGGCAGGTGCTCACCCTCTATAACGGGGTCATGGCTCTCATCGAAGCGTTCCTTGCTTTCCTCCTTACCTATATCTTCATCCAAAGCGTCCCGTTCGTCACCGTTCAAAGGAGAAGGAGGTCCCTGAAGACGGAGGAAGTCGTCAGCCTGATCATCCTTCTTGCGTCCATCATGACCGGAACGATCGGATGGGCTTTCCAGGGGCTTTCTGTGGAGCATATCCTTTCCCGGTATCTTGTCCTTCTATTCTCCTTTGTTGCAGGAGCGACAGTAGGCTCTACGGTTGGCGTCGTCACAGGGCTTGTATTCAGCCTGGCCAGCGTGGCAAGCTTTCAACAAATGAGCCTCCTTGCATTTGCGGGCCTTCTCGGAGGCTTGATGAAGGAAGGGAAGAAATTCGGTGCTGCCATCGGGTTGCTCATTGCCACCCTGCTTATGGGGATGTACGGGGATAACAGTATGGTACTGACGACCACCCTTTATGAGTCGGGGGTGGCGATCGTGCTTTTATTTCTTACGCCCCAGAGCCTGGTCAAGCGAATCGCCAAGCACATACCGGGTACGGCCGAGTACCATCAGGAGCAGCAGGGCTATATGCGCAAGGTGCGGGACGTGACGGCAAGCCGCGTCACGCAGTTCTCCTCTGTCTTCCAGGCGCTATCGAATAGCTTTCAGCAGGTGGAAGAGAAGATGAAAATGGAAGAAGTCGAGGATAAAGAGTTTGACTATTTCCTCAGCAATGTCACGGAGAAGACGTGCCAGACCTGCTTCAAGAAGGATCAGTGCTGGGCGAGGAATTTTGATAAAACCTACAATATGATGAAAGAGGTCATGACTGAATACGACCAGGGCAGGGTACCCCTGTCTTCCCGATTATCACGAGAGGTGGAGAAGCACTGTACAAGGGAGAAAAAGCTGAAAGAAACCATTTATCAGGAGTTGACGTTCTATCAGGCCAATCTGAAGCTGAAGAAGCAGGTGCAGGAAAGCAGGAAGCTCGTGGCCGATCAGCTTCTCGGCGTCTCGGAAGTCATGGGCAACTTTGCGAAAGAAATCCAGCGGGAGAGGGAGAACCATTATCTGCAGGAAGAGCAGATCCTTGCGAGCATCGGCGAGTTCGGTATTGAAATCGATCATATTGAAATCTATAACCTTGAACAGGGCAACGTCGATATCGATATGGTGATCCCGTACTCTGGGGGGCACGGTGAAGGGGAAAAGTTGATTGCACCGATGCTGTCGGATATCCTTGGTGAAAACATCGTCGTCCAAAAAGAGGACTGTTCCCAATTCCCTAATGGACAGTGCCATGTCACCTTCCAATCAGCGAAGAAATTCGTAGTGGACACAGGTGTGTCCCATGCAGCCAAAGGGGGAGGTCTGGTCTCGGGAGACAGCTATTCCATGATCGAGCTCGGCAGGGGGAAATATGCCGTGGCCATAAGCGATGGGATGGGCAATGGGGAACGGGCACATTATGAAAGCAATGAGACCCTGAGACTGCTTAAGAAGATCCTCGAGTCGGGGATTGAAGAGCAGGTGGCCATCAAGTCGATCAACTCGATTCTGTCACTGCGGACCAATGACGAGATCTTCTCCACCCTGGACCTGGCCATGATCGACCTTCAGAACGCTTCGTCCCGTTTCCTTAAGATCGGTTCGACACCGAGCTTCATCAAAAGGAATGACCAGATCATGAAGATCGAAGCGAGCAACCTTCCCATGGGGATGCTGCAGCAGGACTTCGATGTGGATGTCGTCTCCGAGCAGTTGAAGGCGGGAGACCTTTTGATCATGATGAGCGACGGGGCATTTGAAGGACCGAAGCACGTAGAGAACTATGACGTATGGATGAAACGGAAGATTAAAGAACTACAGACGGATGATCCTCAGGAAGTGGCCGATCTCCTCATGGAAGAAGTCATCCGGTCGAGCTCGGGTATGATCGATGACGACATGACGATCGTGGTCTCCACGATCAAACATAATATTCCGAAATGGTCATCGATCCCGATCCAGAAGAGCAGGCAGAAGAAGCAGATCTCCTGA
- a CDS encoding VWA domain-containing protein encodes MKEEETLMKAGTLRQILLITDGCSNQGEDPIAMAALAKEQGISVNVIGVMDNDVIDQNGMVEIEGIALSGGGVSQVVYAQQLSQTVQMVTRKAMTQTLQGVINKELKSILGKSASMEELPPEQRGEVMEVVDELGESVDMEVLILVDTSASMKHKLPTVKEALLDLSLSLNARMGDNKFSVFVFPGKRQDVEKLLDWTPRLETLSSIFSKLSPGGITPTGPAISEAITHFKKKRSLRGLLSRGDDEQYFEETI; translated from the coding sequence ATGAAGGAGGAGGAGACTCTTATGAAAGCAGGTACACTTCGTCAGATTCTATTGATCACGGATGGATGCTCCAATCAGGGGGAAGACCCCATTGCCATGGCCGCGTTAGCAAAGGAACAGGGGATCTCCGTCAATGTCATCGGCGTCATGGACAATGACGTCATCGATCAAAATGGAATGGTGGAGATCGAGGGCATCGCTCTATCAGGAGGAGGGGTCAGTCAGGTCGTTTATGCCCAGCAACTTTCCCAAACCGTCCAGATGGTCACGCGGAAGGCGATGACCCAGACGCTCCAGGGTGTCATCAATAAAGAGCTGAAGTCGATCCTCGGGAAATCGGCCTCCATGGAGGAGCTCCCACCGGAACAGCGAGGAGAAGTGATGGAAGTAGTGGATGAACTGGGTGAATCGGTGGATATGGAAGTGTTGATCCTTGTCGATACGTCTGCAAGCATGAAGCACAAGCTTCCCACTGTGAAGGAAGCGCTATTGGACCTGTCCCTCAGCTTGAATGCCAGAATGGGAGATAACAAATTTTCCGTTTTCGTATTTCCCGGGAAACGACAGGATGTCGAAAAATTGCTGGACTGGACCCCGCGTCTTGAAACCTTATCAAGTATATTCTCGAAGCTTTCCCCGGGAGGCATCACTCCGACGGGGCCGGCGATTTCAGAGGCCATCACCCACTTCAAGAAAAAACGTTCACTAAGGGGACTGCTCTCTCGTGGCGATGATGAACAATACTTCGAAGAAACCATTTAA
- a CDS encoding RNA-binding S4 domain-containing protein: MRLDKFLKVSRLIKRRTLAKEVADQGRISINGTQAKASSNVKVGDELSVRFGQKVMRVKIERLLETTKKEEASGLYTVLSEERVNQEEE, encoded by the coding sequence ATGAGGCTGGATAAGTTTTTGAAGGTATCACGTTTGATCAAACGGAGGACCCTCGCCAAAGAAGTGGCCGACCAGGGGAGGATCTCCATCAATGGGACCCAGGCCAAAGCAAGCTCCAATGTAAAAGTCGGGGATGAGCTCAGTGTGAGGTTTGGGCAAAAGGTCATGAGGGTAAAGATTGAAAGGCTTTTGGAGACGACTAAGAAAGAAGAAGCAAGCGGCCTGTATACGGTCCTGTCTGAAGAAAGGGTCAACCAGGAGGAAGAGTGA
- the yabP gene encoding sporulation protein YabP — MNQYHDGNKEKAVFQEHDVMMRGRKLLDITGVKQVESFDNEEFLLETVMGFLSVRGQNLQMKNLDVDKGIVSIKGKVFDLVYLDEQSGEKAKGFFSKLFR, encoded by the coding sequence ATGAATCAATATCATGATGGCAATAAAGAAAAGGCAGTCTTTCAGGAACACGATGTCATGATGAGGGGACGCAAACTCCTCGATATCACGGGAGTCAAGCAGGTTGAGAGCTTTGATAATGAAGAGTTCCTCCTTGAGACGGTCATGGGTTTTTTATCCGTCCGTGGACAGAACCTTCAGATGAAGAACCTCGATGTGGATAAGGGGATCGTCTCGATCAAAGGGAAGGTGTTCGACCTCGTCTATCTTGATGAACAAAGCGGGGAGAAAGCTAAAGGTTTCTTTAGCAAGCTGTTTCGATGA
- the mazG gene encoding nucleoside triphosphate pyrophosphohydrolase, translated as MQLSHTITVIGLGAGDLDQIPLGVYKLLKNEHHLFLRTKEHPVVKELESEGMTYTSFDSVYEKHERFEAVYEEIVQELVAASKEHSVLYAVPGHPLVAEKTVQLLLELQDNGEAEVVIGGGQSFLDALFASVGADPIDGFQLLDGTSLSVHDIQMTQQLIIGQVYDGFIASEVKLTLMELYPYDFEVMLVTAAGSSDEKVERLPLVELDRVAQLSNLTSLYVPAVKDRSQRYKQYSALREIISTLRGPDGCPWDREQTHQSLKKYLIEETYELLEAIDEDDIDHMVEELGDVLLQVLLHAQIGEDEGMFNMEEVMEGLSSKMVRRHPHVFGDVEVGDSAEVKANWAEIKKQEKGGQSQPPLLKGVAKGAPALMKAYEYQKKAAGVGFDWDNVKGAWEKVWEELKEFEQEAENGSEQDRKQEFGDVLFALVNVSRFYRIHPEEALSMTNSKFYRRFSHVEERVNQSGKPFEDHSLEELDAFWDEAKNESH; from the coding sequence ATGCAATTGAGCCATACCATAACAGTCATCGGACTCGGTGCAGGGGATTTAGATCAGATCCCTTTGGGTGTATATAAACTGTTGAAAAACGAACATCATCTATTCCTCCGTACAAAGGAACATCCTGTCGTGAAGGAATTGGAATCGGAAGGGATGACCTATACATCCTTCGATTCCGTATACGAAAAGCACGAGCGCTTTGAAGCGGTATACGAGGAGATCGTTCAGGAGCTTGTGGCCGCTTCCAAGGAGCATTCAGTCCTGTATGCGGTTCCGGGACATCCCCTTGTAGCGGAGAAGACCGTCCAGCTGCTCCTTGAGCTCCAAGACAATGGAGAAGCGGAGGTCGTGATCGGAGGGGGACAAAGCTTCCTGGATGCCCTGTTTGCTTCCGTCGGCGCCGATCCCATCGATGGCTTCCAGCTTCTTGACGGGACGAGCCTAAGCGTCCACGATATCCAGATGACCCAACAACTCATCATCGGTCAGGTGTACGACGGCTTCATCGCGTCGGAAGTGAAACTGACACTCATGGAGCTCTATCCATATGATTTCGAAGTCATGCTGGTAACGGCGGCTGGCAGCTCAGATGAGAAAGTGGAGCGACTCCCTCTCGTCGAGCTTGATCGTGTTGCACAGCTGAGCAATCTTACGAGCCTGTATGTACCTGCAGTAAAAGATCGCTCACAGCGATACAAGCAGTACAGCGCCCTGAGGGAGATCATTTCGACTTTGAGGGGACCGGACGGCTGTCCATGGGACCGGGAGCAGACCCATCAGTCACTGAAGAAATATCTGATTGAAGAAACATATGAGCTCTTGGAAGCGATTGATGAGGATGATATCGATCATATGGTTGAAGAATTGGGTGACGTCCTCCTCCAGGTCCTCCTTCATGCCCAGATCGGGGAAGATGAAGGCATGTTCAATATGGAGGAAGTAATGGAAGGACTATCATCCAAAATGGTTCGCCGGCATCCTCACGTATTCGGTGATGTCGAGGTCGGGGATTCGGCAGAAGTGAAAGCGAACTGGGCAGAGATCAAGAAGCAGGAGAAAGGCGGACAGAGTCAGCCACCGCTTCTAAAAGGTGTCGCCAAAGGAGCACCTGCTCTTATGAAGGCCTATGAATATCAGAAAAAGGCAGCAGGTGTCGGCTTTGATTGGGACAACGTCAAAGGTGCCTGGGAAAAAGTGTGGGAAGAACTGAAGGAATTTGAACAGGAAGCCGAGAATGGAAGTGAACAGGACCGGAAGCAGGAATTCGGTGACGTCCTATTCGCCCTCGTGAATGTATCAAGATTTTACCGCATTCACCCTGAAGAGGCCCTGTCCATGACCAATTCAAAGTTCTATCGTCGCTTCTCCCACGTGGAAGAGCGCGTGAACCAATCTGGAAAACCATTCGAAGATCATTCCCTTGAAGAGCTGGATGCATTTTGGGATGAAGCGAAGAATGAATCACATTAA
- a CDS encoding protein kinase domain-containing protein, with protein MMNNTSKKPFNLPPGTTITGKWHGASYTIMKELGYGANGIVYLVRDGQGYQALKMSDNNVTITSEVNVLKAFSKLQGTPLGPGLMDVDDWEYRGKKIPFYTMEYIQGPTLLSFVQGKGFSWTGVLVAQLLADLERIHQAGWVFGDLKPENLIVTGAPHRIRCIDVGGTTIQGRAIKEFTEFFDRGYWIGGSRRAEPSYDLFAVGMILINLAYPNRFSKRENGQLQQLKMAVEGTDSLRKYRGTIFGALEGTFSSAQEMREDLLRGISRSANHGPAKKHSHKPASTRKTPQAPPKKPAKQSKASRSLETVLIILIVGMIYFLYIYGELL; from the coding sequence ATGATGAACAATACTTCGAAGAAACCATTTAATCTTCCGCCCGGTACGACCATAACGGGGAAATGGCATGGGGCTTCTTATACCATCATGAAAGAGCTGGGATACGGGGCCAATGGCATCGTGTATCTGGTAAGGGACGGGCAGGGCTACCAGGCCCTCAAGATGAGCGATAATAATGTCACCATCACATCCGAGGTGAACGTACTCAAAGCGTTCTCGAAACTCCAGGGTACCCCGCTTGGCCCCGGGCTCATGGATGTGGATGATTGGGAATACAGGGGGAAGAAGATCCCTTTTTATACAATGGAGTACATCCAGGGACCTACGCTTCTCTCCTTCGTACAGGGGAAGGGGTTCTCCTGGACGGGTGTCCTCGTCGCCCAGCTCCTTGCCGACCTGGAGCGGATCCACCAAGCAGGGTGGGTGTTCGGAGATCTTAAGCCTGAGAACCTGATCGTCACAGGTGCGCCCCACCGGATCAGGTGCATCGATGTGGGGGGCACGACCATCCAGGGACGTGCCATCAAGGAATTCACGGAGTTCTTCGATCGGGGCTACTGGATCGGGGGGTCCCGCCGGGCGGAACCAAGCTATGATCTGTTCGCCGTCGGGATGATCCTGATCAATCTTGCTTATCCAAACCGATTCTCCAAACGCGAGAACGGACAGCTTCAGCAGCTGAAGATGGCGGTGGAGGGAACAGATAGCTTGAGGAAATACCGGGGGACGATCTTCGGGGCGCTGGAGGGGACCTTTTCTTCCGCACAGGAGATGAGAGAAGACCTTCTAAGAGGCATATCCCGCTCAGCGAATCACGGACCGGCAAAGAAGCATTCGCACAAGCCTGCATCTACCAGGAAGACGCCACAGGCACCGCCGAAGAAGCCTGCTAAACAATCAAAGGCAAGCAGGTCCTTGGAGACCGTCCTCATCATCCTCATTGTGGGGATGATCTACTTCCTCTACATCTACGGGGAACTGTTGTAG
- the yabQ gene encoding spore cortex biosynthesis protein YabQ: MTLTTQFYTMLSMIGMGALFGASLDTYHRFLNRSQRKRWFVFINDVMFWVLQALAMFYILFVVNFGEIRVYIFVALLCGFAAYQALFKTLYTNLLEKLILFTISFYRFLVKIWQKLIYSPVKWIIFMILAVVLWILKTVYAVIRFVFRTAWRIVYGVLKVALAPIWWIFRTIWKLLPNHLTKRVDKLYNKMAGIMKSNGKKVYTWIRKWTIKKNKK; the protein is encoded by the coding sequence ATGACACTCACCACCCAATTCTATACGATGCTCTCCATGATCGGCATGGGGGCATTATTCGGGGCGTCCCTGGACACGTACCATCGATTTCTTAACAGGAGCCAGCGGAAGCGCTGGTTCGTCTTTATCAATGATGTCATGTTCTGGGTCCTGCAGGCTCTCGCCATGTTCTACATTTTATTCGTCGTCAACTTCGGAGAGATCAGGGTGTACATATTCGTGGCCCTGCTCTGCGGATTCGCAGCGTATCAGGCGCTTTTCAAGACGTTGTATACAAATCTGCTGGAGAAGCTCATCCTCTTCACGATCTCCTTTTACCGCTTCTTGGTGAAGATATGGCAAAAGCTCATCTATTCACCGGTGAAATGGATCATTTTTATGATCCTGGCAGTGGTTCTCTGGATACTGAAAACGGTATATGCCGTCATCCGATTCGTATTCAGGACAGCATGGCGGATCGTATACGGGGTACTGAAGGTCGCATTGGCTCCGATCTGGTGGATATTTCGAACAATTTGGAAACTATTGCCGAACCATCTTACAAAAAGAGTCGATAAGTTATATAATAAAATGGCAGGAATTATGAAGTCCAATGGCAAAAAAGTATATACATGGATCCGGAAATGGACCATTAAAAAAAATAAAAAATGA
- a CDS encoding S1 domain-containing RNA-binding protein — MSIEVGSKLQGKVTGITNFGAFVELAEGTTGLVHISEVADNYVKDINEHLKVGDEVTVKVINVEKDGKIGLSIRKAKEQPQRPQRPQRPQRPRNNKPADTRTKENFEQKMARFLKDSEDRLSSLKKNTESRRGGRGAKKG, encoded by the coding sequence ATGTCAATTGAAGTAGGCAGCAAGTTACAGGGTAAGGTAACAGGAATTACAAATTTCGGAGCGTTCGTGGAATTAGCAGAAGGTACGACAGGTCTGGTTCACATCAGTGAAGTAGCCGACAATTATGTCAAAGACATCAACGAGCACCTTAAAGTTGGAGACGAAGTGACAGTTAAGGTTATCAACGTTGAGAAAGATGGAAAGATCGGCTTGTCCATCCGTAAAGCTAAAGAACAACCACAACGCCCACAGCGCCCGCAACGTCCTCAACGCCCACGCAACAACAAACCGGCTGACACCCGTACGAAGGAAAACTTCGAACAAAAGATGGCGCGCTTCTTGAAAGACAGCGAAGACCGCTTATCTTCATTGAAAAAAAATACAGAGTCTCGCCGTGGTGGAAGGGGAGCGAAAAAAGGATAA
- a CDS encoding FtsB family cell division protein, with translation MGRNVTPMENEYVRQQENKHKASSKRKKRLVRRLSVFFVLAIAITGFMVSTLISRAQVLEDKKAEKVQLEKNLDALKEKQTALEEEIVKLNDDDYIAKLARRDYFLSDNGEIIFNIPESGKDKEN, from the coding sequence ATGGGAAGAAACGTCACTCCGATGGAGAATGAATATGTCCGCCAGCAGGAAAACAAACATAAAGCATCCTCTAAAAGAAAAAAACGTTTAGTCCGCCGTCTTTCCGTGTTCTTCGTCTTAGCAATCGCCATCACAGGATTTATGGTCTCGACGCTCATTTCCAGGGCTCAGGTGCTTGAAGACAAGAAAGCAGAAAAGGTGCAGCTGGAGAAAAACCTTGACGCACTGAAGGAAAAACAAACGGCATTGGAAGAAGAAATCGTGAAGTTGAATGATGATGATTATATCGCCAAACTGGCCAGGCGTGATTATTTCCTATCGGATAATGGAGAGATTATCTTTAATATCCCTGAATCTGGAAAGGATAAAGAGAACTAA